A window of the Falco biarmicus isolate bFalBia1 chromosome 10, bFalBia1.pri, whole genome shotgun sequence genome harbors these coding sequences:
- the LOC130156165 gene encoding neuritin-like, whose protein sequence is MGPMGAESLGPRPKLLISGSRGRALSLRRRARSAAGHGGTGSGSISGSGSISGGSGSSGAGARARAEPAAGWGSGRGTAVLLLALGHLAGLLASGTTCANVYQGFSDCILKLGENMATYEEADGIELQGLHQVCGYWDEFHTCALTALWECQKEAAAIWEMLRRESQKIKFQGSLFDLCSPSTTQSFTWTHVPNVSILSIPLIVTWLNL, encoded by the exons ATGGGGCCCATGGGCGCAGAGTCCCTGGgt CCGCGGCCAAAGCTGCTCATTAGCGGCAGCCGGGGCCGGGCGCTCTCCCTGCGGAGGCGGGCGCGGAGCGCTGCCGGCCATGGGGGTACGGGCAGCGGCAGCATTAGCGGCAGCGGCAGCATtagcggcggcagcggcagcagcgggGCTGGAGCCCGAGCCCGGGCGGAGCCGGCGGCGGGATGGGGCAGCGGGCGGGGCACGGCCGTGCTGCTCCTCGCCCTGG GGCacctggctgggctgctggcatcGGGCACCACCTGTGCCAACGTTTACCAAGGCTTCTCGGACTGCATCCTCAAGCTGGGGGAAAACATGGCCACATACGAGGAGGCGGATGGCATCGAGCTGCAGGGCCTGCACCAAGTCTGTGG GTACTGGGATGAATTTCACACGTGTGCCCTGACAGCGCTCTGGGAGTGccagaaggaagcagcagccatCTGGGAGATGCTGAGAAGGGAGTCTCAGAAAATCAAATTTCAAGGCAGCTTGTTTgacctctgcagccccagcacgACCCAGAGCTTTACCTGGACCCATGTTCCCAACGTTTCCATCCTCAGCATCCCCCTCATTGTCACTTGGCTGAACTTGTAA
- the SYS1 gene encoding protein SYS1 homolog — MAAQFRSYVWDPALIVAQMVLLQAGYYSSLGLWLALLGTLGSTGPSLHQVFSDEILGFSTPPGRLSMMAFILNALTCALGLLYFIRRGKQCLDFTVTVHFFHLLGCWIYNSHFPSTLTWWLVHIVCTALMAAIGEYLCMRIELREIPLNSAPKSNV; from the exons ATGGCGGCGCAGTTCCGCAGCTACGTGTGGGATCCGGCGCTGATCGTGGCGCAgatggtgctgctgcaggcGGGCTACTACAGCTCGCTCGGGCTCTGGCTCGCCCTCCTCGGCACCCTGGGCAGCACCGGGCCCTCCCTCCACCAGGTCTTCAGCGACGAG ATTTTAGGCTTCTCAACCCCACCGGGGAGGCTCTCCATGATGGCTTTCATCCTCAATGCGCTCACCTG tgCTCTGGGCTTGCTATACTTCATCCGCCGAGGAAAGCAGTGCCTGGATTTCACAGTCACAGTTCACTTCTTCCACCTTTTGGGCTGCTGGATTTATAATTCGCACTTTCCCTCCACCCTGACGTGGTGGCTGGTGCACATTGTGTGCACTGCGCTGATGGCTGCAATCGGGGAGTACCTCTGCATGAGGATAGAACTCAGAGAAATCCCCCTCAATTCTGCCCCCAAATCCAACGTATAG